Below is a genomic region from Pseudomonas frederiksbergensis.
CAGATTCGCTACGGTCAAGTAGGCCGCCGATTTCTGTATCTGCGTTTTGGTGTCCGTGTAGGGGGTGGTTGTCCCGCGCTGGCTTGCGAAGAAGCGCGCGCCTGACGACGCGACATTCATGACCATCACGGTGTTAACGAGCAACCAGCCAAACTCCGCAAGGCAGAAGAACAATAAAATGAGCAATGGGGCCACGAGGGAGAACTCGATGGCCGCTATGCCTTTTTGCATCTTTCGCATCATGATCGTCCCCAACGTGGCATGGTGTTCGTCACCGATGCCCTCATAGCTCAAACGTCACACCGTTTTTGCCAGGTGTGGCCCAGTGTGGTGGTTACGACTCAACGATTGCCGGTTACTGCACAAGCTCCGACATTGTTGCATTCAAGCTCGGGGGCACGATTAACGCGAGGCTGCCTAATGAGCCACCCAGTACCGGAGCGAACAGGTAAGTAAGAGTAATACTGGCTTGTGTGCCGGCAGCAGGGGCCTGGCTGGCCGTGCCCAGAGCGGTGGCGCAGGCAGCGTCGCTCTGGCACGACGCTCCATTCACGGCGACGTTGATAGTCAACGTCTGATTCAGGCTTGCTAAAGGCGCGATGATTCCCGCAGCCGAAAGTACCGCGTTTTTAGTGTCTGAGTACGGGGTGGCATAACCACGCTGGGTGGCCAATAGACGTGCCCCAGTCGACGCTGCATTTGTTAACACGGCGTAGTTGTAGAACAGCCAGCCAAACTGGATGATCCCAAAGAGGAGCATCAGCAGCACCGGAAGTACGAGTGTGAACTCCACAACCGTTGCACCGGTTTCGTGCCTGGTATTCATCATGTCCCCTCCCCGGCGTCACTGTCTGCCGTGAAAAACTTCACTCGCCCACGCTATTCGCCTGAACATCTGCACGGAATCACTGTTCATCAACGACAACGACTTCCTTATGTAATCAGGGCGTTTGCTTCATGCACTGCTTGTCTGAACCCTAGTCAACGGGCAAAAGATGGGTTAGGACTTTTTTGCCGATCACTAAAACTTTTTTGCGGCCATCAACCGCACAGCCATCGTCCCACAGGTGTTGCTCTGCCGTTTCGCAGCTCGCGTTCGCGGATTGCTGATGGGGTGTCAGTCGTTGAAGGTTTTTTGCTGCGTAATGGCATTTAGGGCTTTATGCGCTACCGTCAGATAACGAAATAGCGAAATAGCGAGATAGCTACTTGGGGCCGGTACGGGGTAATCCCGCACCAGGAAAGACCGAGGGATGACACCGATGACAAACTCGGGCGAACGCGCGTTGACCAGAGCGGTTGCCCAAGTGATCTGCGACAGCCAGGTCTCCGGGCAAATGCTCCCATTCAGCAAGGAAGTCGTGAATGAACAGTAATTCCGTGCAGGTGTTCAAGCAAGTGACGTGGGCTTTGATGATCGCAGGCTTGCCCTCGGGGGTGGCGCTGGCGGCGCCGAGCAACTGCACGGGATTGGAGCAGATGCCGTCAGTGGTCGAAGTGGGCGAAGGCATGCAGCAAGCCATGCGCTCCCCCGTGGCAATCACGCGGCTGGCGGTGGGCGACCCCAAAGTCGCCGATGTGCATCTCAACGGCAATGATGCGTTCCTGCTGACCGGCATGGCGCCCGGTGCGACCAGCCTGATGATCTGGACGGGATGCTCCAGCGCGCCTCGCCAGAGCATGGTGTTCGTGCGCGGCAAAGCCGTTACGGCAGTGGCAGGCTCATCAGTGCTGCCTTCGGAAGATCCGCTGTTGCCAAGCCAGGTGCAGACCGATATCCGCTTCGTGGAAGTCAGCCGCACCAAATTGAAAGAGGCCAGTACCTCGATCTTCGGCAAAGGCGGCAGTTTTCTGTTCGGCTCTCCGGGCACGGTGCCCGGGGTGACGGTGGCACCCGGTCAACTCGGTAACACCATCACCAATATCCCGCTGAATAAT
It encodes:
- a CDS encoding TadE/TadG family type IV pilus assembly protein — translated: MSYEGIGDEHHATLGTIMMRKMQKGIAAIEFSLVAPLLILLFFCLAEFGWLLVNTVMVMNVASSGARFFASQRGTTTPYTDTKTQIQKSAAYLTVANLSYSTSVGNASCSADATCAVGLNNAVLNGAVTNATVTVTYSPYKPLFTGSFPGITNLLPSSLSFTVVERAQ
- a CDS encoding TadE/TadG family type IV pilus assembly protein, with protein sequence MMNTRHETGATVVEFTLVLPVLLMLLFGIIQFGWLFYNYAVLTNAASTGARLLATQRGYATPYSDTKNAVLSAAGIIAPLASLNQTLTINVAVNGASCQSDAACATALGTASQAPAAGTQASITLTYLFAPVLGGSLGSLALIVPPSLNATMSELVQ